A portion of the Diprion similis isolate iyDipSimi1 chromosome 4, iyDipSimi1.1, whole genome shotgun sequence genome contains these proteins:
- the LOC124405969 gene encoding uncharacterized protein LOC124405969 has product MRYSGMRSGPRRGTTAWLLLAVQIFAAICMQEHAAEGKSENYKMIHVCKNHFLQQLYRKIDGAVLTSQNERNLDCAITFQTHSILQRFMLRFDRLQLDCNDHLYIYDGAHAVGNYKADLSCRNTKQSVGAIFTRTNFVTLKYVTDGWGTDLNGFRLVITAVKDPKHTCKDFKCNSREFCIDTDLVCDGVNHCGDGSDEATSTLCTNTKASTILGMERTWFAVAIVSTLITLAGIGAGVVMCFCKQRTSTPRHLHNANNAQNHPPVSFPLQQMYGSNGASAGMPPGMTTLKGHPLQGGMLGATTLPRPGNWLRPAGLRLGHSAARVRLYCQAK; this is encoded by the exons ATGCGATACTCGGGGATGCGATCGGGACCCAGGAGGGGAACCACCGCGTGGCTCCTCCTCGCCGTCCAAATATTCGCCGCCATCTGCATGCAGGAGCACGCGGCCGAGGGGAAGAGCGAGAACT ACAAGATGATCCACGTCTGCAAAAACCACTTCCTGCAGCAGCTTTACCGGAAAATAGACGGGGCTGTGCTGACGTCGCAGAATGAGCGGAATCTCGACTGCGCCATCACATTTCAAACTCACAGCATCCTCCAGCGGTTCATGCTGCGCTTTGATCGACTCCAGCTCGACTGCAACGACCACTTGTACATCTACGACGGGGCGCATGCCGTCGGAAATTACAAG gCTGATCTATCCTGCCGGAACACGAAGCAGAGTGTGGGTGCCATATTTACGAGGACGAATTTCGTCACCTTAAAATACGTGACGGACGGCTGGGGCACAGATTTGAATGGTTTTCGTCTCGTGATCACCGCCGTCAAGGATCCCA AGCATACGTGCAAGGACTTCAAATGTAACTCGAGAGAGTTCTGCATAGACACAGACCTCGTTTGCGACGGTGTGAATCACTGCGGAGATGGATCAGACGAAGCTACTTCGACGCTGTGCACCA ACACGAAAGCCTCGACGATCCTCGGCATGGAAAGAACGTGGTTCGCGGTTGCGATTGTATCGACGCTGATCACCTTGGCTGGCATCGGTGCCGGCGTGGTCATGTGCTTTTGCAAACAGAGGACGTCGACACCCAGGCATTTGCACAACGCGAACAACGCTCAAAACCATCCACCAGTCAGCTTCCCAT TGCAACAGATGTACGGATCGAACGGAGCCAGCGCGGGGATGCCCCCGGGGATGACGACGCTGAAGGGTCATCCCCTGCAGGGCGGGATGCTGGGCGCGACGACCCTTCCGCGGCCGGGAAACTGGCTGCGCCCTGCGGGCCTCAGGCTCGGGCACAGCGCGGCCCGGGTCCGCCTCTACTGCCAGGCAAAGTGA
- the LOC124405970 gene encoding lipase member H, with protein MALRRFLIFGAMVSTAQAQTGRDFFLGPCLVKTNQTCPDDEVKFFLYTRRNRENGQEVNITKSGSSNIRELNFNPGNPTKVIIHGYNSDMQLDSLVRIRNEYLARGECNVIAVDWHRLAAAPCYPVAVHNVPHVGRCLGQLIQILRDVGATDLHVIGFSLGAHVPAFTARALRPYKLPRITGLDPAMPLYITVSRDEKLDPRDADFVDVFHTNAFIQGKVEASGHIDFYMNGGITQPGCWEKRNPFGCNHHRAAIYFAESINSEVGFWGWPCPGLLSYLLGLCPPRFPAVLAGDRCNTQYRGFHLVKTRSQEPFAEGPFAVDPRDT; from the coding sequence ATGGCCCTGAGGaggtttttgattttcggggCGATGGTGTCAACGGCGCAGGCGCAGACAGGGAGGGACTTCTTCTTGGGTCCTTGCCTGGTCAAGACGAACCAAACCTGCCCGGACGACGAGGTAAAGTTCTTCCTGTATACCAGAAGAAACCGCGAGAACGGGCAGGAGGTGAACATCACGAAGTCGGGCTCCTCCAACATCCGGGAGCTTAACTTCAACCCCGGCAACCCGACCAAAGTCATAATCCACGGGTACAACTCGGACATGCAGCTCGACTCGCTGGTCCGCATAAGGAACGAGTACCTCGCGAGGGGCGAGTGCAACGTCATCGCCGTCGACTGGCATCGGTTAGCCGCAGCCCCGTGCTACCCTGTCGCCGTGCACAACGTCCCCCACGTAGGACGGTGCCTGGGACAGCTGATCCAGATCCTGAGGGACGTGGGAGCGACGGACCTCCACGTCATCGGGTTCTCGCTGGGTGCCCACGTGCCCGCCTTCACGGCGAGGGCCTTGAGGCCCTATAAACTGCCCCGAATCACGGGCCTGGACCCGGCCATGCCACTCTACATAACCGTTAGCCGGGACGAAAAGCTCGATCCCAGGGACGCCGACTTTGTCGACGTCTTCCACACGAACGCGTTCATCCAGGGTAAGGTCGAGGCTAGTGGGCACATCGACTTCTACATGAACGGCGGTATCACGCAGCCAGGCTGCTGGGAGAAGAGGAATCCCTTTGGGTGCAACCATCATCGAGCCGCCATCTACTTCGCCGAGTCCATCAACTCCGAGGTTGGGTTTTGGGGATGGCCTTGCCCTGGACTTTTATCGTATCTACTCGGACTCTGTCCACCCAGGTTCCCCGCCGTGCTGGCTGGTGATCGGTGCAATACTCAGTACCGGGGTTTTCATCTGGTCAAAACACGCTCCCAGGAACCCTTCGCCGAAGGACCTTTCGCCGTCGATCCGAGGGATACTTGA